One genomic window of Methanosarcina acetivorans C2A includes the following:
- a CDS encoding sensor histidine kinase yields MLDKKRDIIAESCDTMFRTASRYVLSIILLLTPLLLTDQGVEKTKVKPASWEKTVFLWREENESELSGKNLLTDENDCRLLVQNIKGFIGFRTDENFEPVFIDGDVKGVTGYNKEDFLSSRARWLEIIVSEDLPLIFKNVKTALSNPVASTEIEYRIRNRDGDIKWVRQVIQKTPSDSGKHGEVQGFVRDITGSKLAAISLEKMERIRIKEINHRIKNNLQVISSLLSFEAEKSTDPEILEAFRETQNRIASMSLIHQELCIGETYTIDLADYLRKLTAGIFSSYLVGNERINLRLDLEQVYMETDTAVPLGIIVNELVSNALKHAFLPGKEGEIRVNLSRMKNCEKEFKNSRSSGIVPGYSNGKNLQFILTIEDNGRGIPELGDHQNKDSLGLQLVNIFVEQIGGSIERKKDKGTKFNIRFNKLEIEK; encoded by the coding sequence ATGCTGGATAAAAAGAGAGACATAATAGCAGAATCCTGCGACACAATGTTTCGTACAGCTTCAAGATATGTGCTAAGTATAATCCTCCTGTTAACTCCTTTGCTTTTGACGGATCAAGGGGTAGAGAAGACAAAAGTAAAACCCGCATCCTGGGAAAAAACAGTGTTTTTATGGAGAGAGGAAAACGAAAGTGAACTTTCGGGCAAGAATCTGCTGACCGATGAAAATGACTGCCGTTTACTCGTACAGAATATTAAAGGCTTTATAGGGTTCAGGACGGATGAAAACTTTGAACCGGTATTTATTGATGGAGACGTGAAAGGAGTAACCGGTTACAATAAAGAAGATTTTCTATCCAGCAGGGCAAGATGGTTGGAAATAATCGTATCCGAAGATTTGCCTCTGATTTTTAAGAATGTAAAAACGGCTTTGTCTAATCCGGTTGCCTCCACCGAAATCGAGTATCGGATACGGAATAGGGATGGTGACATAAAGTGGGTCAGGCAGGTTATTCAGAAAACTCCGTCAGATTCCGGAAAGCACGGAGAAGTACAGGGATTTGTTCGTGATATCACCGGAAGTAAACTGGCAGCAATTTCCCTGGAAAAAATGGAGAGAATCCGAATAAAAGAAATTAACCACAGGATAAAAAATAACCTTCAGGTGATCTCATCCCTGCTCAGTTTCGAAGCTGAAAAATCCACCGATCCTGAAATTCTTGAAGCCTTTCGGGAAACCCAGAACCGTATAGCTTCAATGTCTCTGATTCATCAGGAACTTTGCATAGGAGAAACATACACAATTGACCTTGCCGACTATCTTCGGAAACTCACTGCAGGGATTTTCAGCTCCTACCTGGTAGGAAATGAAAGGATCAATCTGAGACTCGACCTCGAACAGGTTTATATGGAAACAGATACCGCAGTACCTCTTGGTATTATTGTCAACGAACTGGTTTCAAATGCCCTGAAGCACGCCTTTCTACCTGGAAAAGAGGGAGAAATTCGAGTAAATCTTTCCCGGATGAAGAATTGCGAAAAAGAATTTAAAAACTCCAGGAGCTCAGGAATTGTACCGGGCTACTCAAATGGAAAGAATTTGCAGTTCATCCTGACTATAGAAGACAACGGCCGGGGGATTCCGGAATTAGGGGACCATCAGAATAAGGATTCTCTTGGATTGCAGCTCGTAAACATTTTTGTGGAACAGATAGGAGGTTCTATCGAACGTAAAAAAGACAAAGGGACAAAATTCAATATCCGCTTCAATAAGCTGGAAATTGAGAAATGA
- a CDS encoding ATP-binding protein produces the protein MSITRKGCLVEQTEREFVNREKCIELFKHAIENTRQTTYRVQVYYGVSGVGKSRLISELQKVIEEYNLTDQHLPIDWASINLNTETLMEKGTFLVTLKKEFQKKYRVKFHFFEIAHSIYWQKSHPEIPLQKDNYSLFQELGISMLDISDPASSSIISLILKNIYRASKEFKKFWNSQKEEIRKLAEKDPTYIEENLHLYWARDFWNHLQYTSKPAVIFVDTYEAL, from the coding sequence GTGTCTATCACTCGCAAAGGTTGTCTTGTTGAACAAACAGAAAGAGAATTTGTTAACAGAGAAAAATGCATTGAGCTTTTTAAGCATGCGATTGAAAATACTCGACAGACAACGTACAGAGTACAGGTTTACTATGGAGTTTCAGGAGTTGGAAAATCCAGGTTGATAAGCGAATTACAAAAAGTTATAGAAGAATATAACCTCACTGACCAGCATCTTCCGATTGATTGGGCTTCAATCAATCTCAACACTGAAACTCTCATGGAAAAGGGAACATTCCTTGTAACTTTAAAAAAGGAATTTCAGAAAAAATATAGAGTAAAGTTCCACTTTTTTGAAATCGCACATTCAATTTACTGGCAAAAATCCCACCCTGAAATCCCCCTCCAGAAAGACAATTACAGTTTATTTCAAGAGCTTGGAATTTCCATGCTGGACATCAGTGACCCAGCTAGCAGTAGCATAATATCTCTAATTTTAAAAAATATTTACAGAGCGTCAAAGGAATTTAAAAAATTCTGGAACAGCCAAAAAGAAGAAATTCGTAAACTTGCTGAAAAAGATCCGACCTATATAGAGGAAAACCTTCATCTCTACTGGGCAAGAGATTTTTGGAATCATCTGCAATATACCTCAAAACCTGCCGTGATTTTTGTAGACACATATGAAGCCCTTTAG
- a CDS encoding epoxyqueuosine reductase — protein sequence MVETSITEVLKDMAFRSGADFVGIVDPSCFENSEYTGNKPQDVMTDLQSVIILGVSIPRGAFDTLPRGRAEYTNTLMAGTATLRIIAFQIARFIEKKGYKATIAPSEGSEFGYWYADRKTLKADFSFKYAAYHAGLGNFGMNHLLITKDFGPKVRMTAILTDAPLDGDKNTQLPFINDACSACMKCIKICPAGAITAEGVIHREKCAEYMFNVLGGLRCGLCIKVCPLDRF from the coding sequence ATGGTAGAGACCAGCATTACGGAAGTTTTGAAAGATATGGCCTTTAGATCAGGCGCTGATTTTGTCGGCATAGTCGATCCCTCCTGCTTTGAAAATTCTGAGTACACCGGAAATAAACCCCAGGATGTGATGACAGATCTCCAGTCTGTGATAATTCTGGGGGTTTCCATACCACGGGGAGCTTTTGACACACTGCCCAGAGGCAGAGCCGAGTATACAAATACTCTTATGGCAGGTACAGCCACATTGAGAATAATTGCTTTTCAAATAGCCAGATTCATTGAAAAGAAGGGATATAAGGCAACGATTGCTCCGAGTGAAGGGAGCGAGTTCGGCTACTGGTATGCAGACCGCAAGACCCTTAAAGCGGATTTTTCTTTCAAATACGCCGCATACCATGCAGGCCTGGGAAACTTCGGCATGAACCATCTTCTCATCACAAAAGATTTTGGGCCTAAAGTCCGTATGACTGCCATCCTGACAGACGCTCCACTGGATGGAGATAAAAATACTCAACTGCCTTTTATCAACGATGCATGCAGCGCCTGCATGAAGTGCATCAAAATATGCCCTGCAGGTGCCATTACCGCAGAAGGGGTGATTCACAGGGAGAAATGCGCTGAGTACATGTTCAATGTTCTCGGTGGACTTCGGTGTGGGCTTTGTATAAAAGTGTGCCCTCTGGATCGGTTTTAA
- a CDS encoding GNAT family N-acetyltransferase: MNISIRLEEEKDFKNVEYMTREAFWDLYKPGCDEHLVLHKIRKVPAFVKELDFVACDEDTIVGNIIYSRAKVIDSENKEFEVLCMGPFAVLPSSQKQGIGSLLMNHSIEKARQLGYKGIIIFGNPDYYHRFGFVSAKEYNIWTSWGDNFDAFMALELYDGSLKGVSGKFYEDEVFKIENEELEDFEKQFPYKEKHITDTQLKL, from the coding sequence ATGAACATTTCTATCAGATTGGAAGAAGAAAAGGACTTCAAAAATGTAGAATACATGACAAGAGAAGCATTCTGGGATTTATACAAACCGGGATGTGATGAACATCTTGTATTGCATAAAATAAGAAAGGTACCTGCATTTGTAAAAGAATTGGATTTTGTTGCATGTGATGAGGATACAATCGTCGGCAACATTATCTATTCAAGAGCTAAGGTCATAGATTCGGAAAATAAGGAGTTCGAAGTTTTATGTATGGGCCCATTTGCAGTATTGCCATCATCTCAAAAGCAGGGGATAGGTTCTTTATTAATGAATCATTCTATCGAAAAGGCAAGGCAGCTGGGATATAAGGGTATTATTATTTTTGGAAATCCCGACTACTATCATCGTTTTGGTTTTGTCAGTGCCAAAGAGTATAATATTTGGACGTCCTGGGGCGATAATTTTGACGCATTTATGGCATTGGAACTCTACGACGGTAGCTTGAAGGGTGTTTCAGGAAAATTTTATGAGGACGAAGTTTTTAAGATAGAAAATGAGGAGCTGGAGGATTTTGAAAAGCAATTTCCCTACAAAGAAAAGCATATTACGGACACTCAATTAAAACTATAA
- a CDS encoding CatA-like O-acetyltransferase, giving the protein MGNSYQIIDFETWKRKEYCQIYRSAVQPQYCVSFELDVMNFKRYVKENNLSFTMAFIFAVTKCANEIEEFRYRFLDGEVVLYESVDITFTYLDKETELFKVVNVPMQDTIEKFVQLAIVTAENQKEHFTGPVENDVYQFSALPWITFTHISHTDFGNREKAQPIFDWGKYHGRDGKLVMPFAVQVHHAFVDGIHIGKLADKLQRYLDEV; this is encoded by the coding sequence ATGGGAAACAGCTATCAAATAATAGATTTTGAAACATGGAAAAGAAAAGAGTATTGTCAAATATACAGGAGTGCGGTGCAGCCTCAATATTGTGTGAGTTTTGAACTCGATGTGATGAATTTTAAAAGGTACGTTAAAGAAAATAACTTGTCATTTACGATGGCGTTTATATTTGCTGTTACGAAATGCGCAAATGAAATCGAGGAGTTTCGGTATCGTTTTCTTGATGGTGAAGTTGTGTTATATGAATCCGTTGACATCACATTTACATATCTGGATAAAGAAACAGAATTATTTAAGGTAGTAAATGTGCCCATGCAGGATACGATTGAGAAGTTTGTACAATTGGCAATCGTAACGGCAGAAAATCAAAAAGAACATTTTACAGGACCTGTAGAAAATGATGTATATCAATTCTCTGCCTTGCCGTGGATAACATTTACGCATATTTCGCACACGGATTTCGGAAATAGGGAAAAAGCACAACCCATATTTGATTGGGGAAAATATCATGGAAGGGATGGCAAATTAGTGATGCCGTTTGCAGTCCAGGTTCATCATGCATTTGTTGACGGTATTCATATTGGTAAACTTGCGGATAAGCTACAGAGATACCTGGACGAAGTGTAG
- a CDS encoding tetratricopeptide repeat protein, with product MSKQGKLSPEEFAKTPEQVINRFIDYLDPQEEPMLEALSIAHFWDFDLFEALAGKINYPVTNFSKLCRFSFIQKETGERWSMHDIMREGLQKHQGNQEKKSVHKIIFNFYNDKLEKLDIKSITSEHETALIEAFYHAKEALEIRDMFDWCITVSDPFNRAAFWQLIAPLYEDMLQLLEAKLGLEHTSVATTLNNLAGLYDNMGEYEKALPIYQRALEIVEKVLGPQHPDVANTLNNLALLYRQMGEYEKALPIYQRALEIMENVLGSNHPNTIIIRNNFVQCITNMEGKSEN from the coding sequence ATGAGTAAACAAGGGAAACTCTCACCTGAAGAGTTTGCAAAAACACCTGAACAGGTAATTAATAGGTTCATTGATTACCTGGATCCCCAGGAAGAACCTATGCTTGAAGCATTATCTATAGCTCATTTCTGGGACTTTGACCTATTTGAAGCATTAGCAGGTAAAATCAATTATCCGGTAACTAATTTTTCAAAACTTTGCAGGTTTTCTTTTATTCAAAAAGAAACCGGTGAAAGATGGTCCATGCACGATATAATGAGAGAGGGTTTGCAAAAACATCAGGGAAATCAAGAGAAAAAAAGTGTTCACAAAATCATATTTAATTTTTATAACGATAAGTTGGAAAAACTCGACATAAAATCCATCACCTCAGAACACGAAACAGCACTAATAGAAGCCTTTTATCACGCAAAAGAGGCACTTGAAATCAGAGACATGTTCGACTGGTGTATTACTGTTTCAGATCCATTTAATAGAGCAGCATTCTGGCAATTAATTGCCCCTCTGTATGAAGACATGCTACAACTTCTGGAAGCAAAACTCGGACTTGAACACACCTCTGTTGCAACAACCCTAAACAATCTCGCAGGACTCTATGATAATATGGGGGAATACGAGAAGGCACTTCCAATTTATCAACGGGCGCTTGAAATAGTGGAAAAGGTTCTTGGGCCACAACACCCAGATGTTGCAAATACTTTAAACAATCTCGCCCTACTCTATCGTCAGATGGGGGAGTACGAGAAGGCACTTCCAATTTATCAACGGGCGCTTGAAATAATGGAAAATGTGCTAGGATCAAACCATCCAAACACTATTATTATAAGAAATAATTTCGTGCAATGTATCACTAATATGGAAGGAAAAAGTGAGAATTGA